GAATCCATAGCCCACATCAGGGCTTGTAGCTCCGCATGTAAAGGGGTTGGGCCACGTCTATGACTTCGTGCGCCCAGAAGAAGCGTCGAATTTTCACCATTACAGTACCACCAACCCATACCCTGGAAAGGATCCAAacttttccatgaaccatcaatctgacagcGTGGAGAGTCCCGCACCTCTTGAAGAACCGGAGGATACTGAAAACCCTCCGAGAAATatttggcctcctcccacagtAATCTGTCATTATATGCCTGGTTTAAAATATCACTCGGGTTACCAATTCTCACTAGGTTTCAAACAGGTTCCAATCGCTGGCCTAAAGACAATGTTTAGAGGTGGTCCTTTGAAACATGTCGCAGAAGATGTCCTCAAGCTAGCAATGGTACGTGTCCATGCTTTCTCCTTATAAtgtaaatatacatatatattgagGTTATTCGTTTATTTCTTAGGATGGTTTGGAGCGTAGAGGGTACAATGAAACCGGTTTCTTGAACCCTATCGCCGAGGTGGTTAGAACAGGTAATGTTATTTCCTGGTTAGCTGAAGATTTACTAATTTTTGTCCCCCGGTTACCTTATAGTTTGCTAATTATAATTGGGAAATAGGGGTTACGCCTGCACATAAGCTCTTGGAGTTATACAATGGAGAATGGGGGCAAAACATAGATCATGTTTTCGAGGAACTACGGTACTAAAAAGATGAACTACGATACGACCACGTACGGTAGAGATGGAAAACGCTTTTGGAGttgatattaattattgttCGGTAGTTCATGGAATAAGAATATTATTGTTGAATTATTGTTCGGTAGTTCATGGAATAACAATGTTTAGAGGTGGTCCTAGTAGTAGAGATCTATTTCAGTATTTGTATGTGTAACTTATTTGTTCACATATAAACGGGTAAATTAGAAAAGTTTAATAAAACGTCTTTTTTATCATTCCACTTATAACATAACGTTTAAATTCATCCTAGTTcactttaaataattaacttattttaatttgatagttTTATCGGTATACAAGACTTGAAGTTCTGATAGCTTTCTCTTAAGCGACTTAGGCATTAAACAAAACAGTGTCAAATAGTGTTGAGTGTCTATTTTACCAATTGTAAATAGTAAACATACTACTtttcaaattatgtttttaaaacgtATGTATTTTCCAATTATCTCATAAAAGAATATActatcatatataaatatagcaaAAAATGTATTCATAGTAATAGACATACTATACAGGATTGGGCCAAGTTCTTGTAGCGCAAGCTTCAAGGCGTTTAGTTTGCATTCCTCTTAACCATGCTTCAAAAATTTTCCAAACATGATTAATTAGAGATCGAAAGTAATTTCTTTTTGTCCATAGGTTCTCTCTATCACATTGTATGCcagtttttgtgtgtgtgttctaTCTACTGAATTAGAAGAAACCAGAAGGTCATAAGattaacatataaattaaagCATCCCGAGGATTATAAAAAACACCCAACCTAGAAACCAAACTGGACACGAAGTTCCAACGCAAGGgtttctaaaaaaagaaaaaacgtaacgaagtttctaaaaaaaagaaaaaaaaaaggagacttttaaaaatacccctttttctattcacttttcaaaaatatctctttttctatttcaattttCTAAATTATCCTTTGATagtgtccattttcaaaaatacattttctaataaatagaaaatgattaaattctaaaccctaaaccccaaatactaaaTCATACCTCTTAAAAGCTATACCCTAAATATAACATAGAgaatccaaacccaaaaaactATTCTAGTAGTAGAGATCTATTTCAGTATTTGTATGTGTAACTTATTTGATATAGCATCCGGAGTTCGAAGCATGACAAACACTTCATGGCCTTTTACGTGTTTGTCACTTATGTCGGTTTTGGGTTTGTTAGGATCTTTATTGATCTGTTTTGAAAAGGTTGCATCCTTATTCTTAGGATTATGAGAGGGTTTCTAATTTCTTTATTCTTAGGATAAACATTTGCATCTCCTTTGCAAGGAGCTCTCGTCATCTTTTGTATTCAGTTCGCATAAGAAAACCAATAAAAGCCAAAAATAGGCAATTTAAATTGCCAAAAACTCTGCTTTGCTTAGCACTAAGAGCAGTACTCTCACCCTTGTTACTCAGCTTCCACTCCTACACCATTATTAGTTCACATATTAACCGGTAAATTAGAAAAGTTTAATAAAACGTCTTTCTTATCATTCCACTTATAACATAAATCTTAAATTCATCCTAGTTCAGTAAgtactttaaataattaacttattaaattGATAGTTTTATCGGCATACGAGACTTGAAGCTCTGACAGTTCCCTCTTAAGCGACTTAGGCATTAAGGCAGAGGAATTGCAAATTTTTGCGATAGCAGCCTTTCTTTTGTACGCTTTGCAGATTTTGGCCACTAAGTAACCAATGCTTTGTGTACTCTGACTGCGTGGCCACAAATTAGTTTTAAAGAAAATCTCTAATCAGAGATAAGTAACATTTTTAGTTGATTCAAAAATGTGATTGAATGAAGTCTGCTTCTTTTCATGAATAGTTATAGGATTATATAATTAACTATACAACATACCTGTCTAGTATGGTTATGTTTTTTAATGTATACGTACCTTTTTAGAGATATCACCATTGTAACAATCACTGATAGCTTTCTCATGTCCTGAATTATCTGTACACATGATTCCCAGCCTTTCGTATCAGTTTTGACGCACCTTATGAACCAGTAGTGCGACATCTGCATCCAAAAACCATCACATTTTCAAATTGAAAACTTCTAACAaacattttacataattaaaagaatataCTATCATATATAAACATAACAAGAAAATGTATTGATAGTAATAGTCATACTATACCGGATAgtgtaaatgcagattctggaacaactcgctgTGAGAAACAAATCGTTGTGCCGACCAGGAAGCTACCTCATATCAAAGACGCCTGAGTTGCTGATatggatgtgtgagctgacgtggcaagacatgagtggatgtgatgatgtgtcaAAGAAGGTTGTTGACTTGGCATAGAAGATAGAAACGAGATTgtacttggagatatgaagaatattttctacaacaaataaggaaacGATAAGTTTGAGTAGCAAACAGTTTTCTTATACTTGGAGATATGAAAAATATTCTCTACATCAAATAAGGAAAGTATAAGCTTGAGTAGCaagcagtttccttatcccTTGATACTTGAATATTCGccttttagggtttctcaagttctgtatatatattttaggagtAGACCACTAGCCAATCTAtgcactctagaatattgatacattgtaaacttcgaagccacaaAAATAAGGCTTAGAAAGTGTGTTCCCAGTTAaaacgacctgacccatttttttttctaaataataaataataaataataaaaactacaactagtggtctcatactcactagccacctaaccacaatcacaaccaacaacagaataaccaataccaataaccaataaattaaccaataaataataaccagtaATCAAATACATCAATTCCAATAATCAACAACAtgaaaacatagaaccagcaatcctaacaatgttctaatgacccaactctagtaacctagcaatgtcagacaacaaccaatcgagttcctagaatatcctcctcttcattgccttgatttcaAGATTACATattgcttttacctgcaccataaacacaaattacaatgcatgaatattttataaacactcactAAGCCAATTGTAACATCCTGGTTTTATAGTTGGGATTTGGGccagtttgtttcttttgtagcCATTAAAAGACCCAAATGAAGGAAAATGATTAAACGACAAAGGCCATGTCGTTTGTATATGCATCGTGGATGTATTTTCTTCAGCCGTCAAAAGGGAAACGCAAgcctaaaccctaaaagcaGACCAGCAGCCACCGAGAGTGGGAGAGACACAGCTGAGCCACTgtggttgttattgttgttcttTCGTGGTGTTGTGTTTGAAAGAATCCGAGAACGTTGAGAAGTGAGACAAGGTTGTTGCCGTCGACACCGCCGCCACCGTGAGTTGCGACTAGAGGTTGCAACCATGAGTCACCGGATGACCGCCGCCACCGTTGATTTGCGACTAGAGGTTGCAACCATGAGTCACCGGATGACCGCCGCTGTCATCGGAGCAGTCGTGGTCCATCGGAGATGTCGTTAAGGGTAAGGAAACCCTATTTTAATATGTAGCTTGCGGACTAAGTTTATGATATTGTCTTCATGGATCtattgctttgttgttgtttgattgttgagAGATGAGGACGTGACAACTGTGGGCTTGAAGCTTTGTGGATCGGCCTTGCTGATCCGTCACGAGTCGTTGGGTGTAAACGTCGAGGAAGGTAAACGGCGAAACTCTTTCTCGTGTCTGTCGTTGTGTTGTGTTGCAGTGATTATTGAACCGAGCAGcttaaccaactaaaccagaTGATTTAAGTCAAGAACCGAAACTCGTTTATGGAACGTGCATGAGTTGATTTGTAGTGCCATGCATGGTTACGTACGGTGACGTACGGTGACGTTGGGTTAATTTAATATTGCTGAATCGTGTATAATTGGGGATAattatattggtttggtttggtttaattgtcAAATTCTGGTTGATCGATTTAATTAATGAGCACAAAGTCAAGCATATAAATGTCAAGCGGGgtatgcgtttttttttttcccaaaaagtTCCTTTTATATATCAGATCAAAGTACATCAGCTTCCAACAATGGGAGAGACCATTTTGGAGAGTCAAAGGTATTACAACAGACTTGATAACCAACTAACTGGAAATTACAACATGATTAGTTAGGAGATAGCGTAGAAAGCCCAGCATCATCACTTCTCATTAAGACCTCCCATACAATAAAGATCATTGTACCTTATCTTAATGCATACATCATAAGGAAGAGTAATGAGCGAACCTAACAAAAACACCATCTCCATATCCTCAAAAAGCTATCATCTAGAGGTCTTCATGAATTTCTTCAACAACCttgattttttaccaaaaaaccaAACCCAAGACACACCAAAAGGTGTGGCAAGCATCCACAATCTTAGCCTAAAGAGTGGAGATTATTAATTAAGTAAACTAAAAGtcataaaccaaaaagagaatCCCAGAGTGAATACAGCTCAAACTCTGAGATTATATGATTCCGGTTAACCTTTCACGGAGGATCATGATTAACCGGATAGAACCTCACTCCTCGTTCCTTTCTACATTGGCGAGTGTTTCGTGCAAGCTCCATAAGAATAGGTTTTCCTTTCTTGCGCTTAGAACTTTCCCCAATTTCATATTTACCTTTTGTTGTCCTTCCTTTAACTCTTCTAGAATCTGGAGAGACTTTTAAAGATTCTGAACTCGAGGAAGGACCCCTTTGTAAAGGATGAGCAGCAAGAAACTCCTCCAGATTAGGCCCAAGATTAGCAGGTCTTGGTGGCTGTGAGATAGGAGATTAGGAGGATAATTCGGAGCTTTGAGCAGAGTGATTTTATGCAGAAGCGAAGTGATGATTGGAACCCTGTCCTTCTTCCCTAACAGGAGCAACATGAACCTCTAAACATTCCTCATGATAGATCGGAGGAGCAAGATAAGGACAATGATTAGAGTCATGGTTGATACGGCAACAGTTGGTGCAGATCTTATAAGCTTCTCATACTCAAAACCAACCATGGCCCTTTCTCCTGATTCAAATCTGACCCTTCGAAAAAACCTAAGCTGATCTGTTAATCcaattatgatcttgattctGAAAAACTCAATCTGTGTAGATGTTTCTTCATTGAAGTCCAAATCAACAACCTCTCCAAGTGAATTATTAGCAATGAAACGAACAGTTGTTTCATAGACATAAGGTAAAGGGATACCTCGTACTTGGACCCAAAGGTCAATAAAAGTGAGGAAGTCATTTTCCGGGAAGTCTTCCCACCGTTGTAGAGCAACAAACCAGTTATTAAACAACCAAGGACCCCTTGTGAGTACTGCTTTTAGTTCAAACTCTGACCTGAACAGAAACTGGACAAATCTATCATCCAGCACACGTCCATGAACCCTAGCAGATAGACCCCAAGAGTTAGGCAGAGCATGGATCACACGCCTAAGCTCTTGCTCATCAGTATTCAGGGGACGTCCAATCAAACTCAACTTGTTTCTAGCTAAAACGCCAGCATAAGCTACATGGGGGACAAACAGCTCCGGGTCGTCTCGGCCCTGGATCATATATTGTAAATCATTCCACAGTTCGTCAGCCATACGAAAAGGTAGAAAAGTGAAGGAGAGTTACATGAAAGGAAAAACTAGGGATggtaatatatagaagaaattaGGTAAAAGAGGTAAGGTAAAGAAATAGTAGATGTTATCTGATAAGATTAGAAAagtcaaagaagacaaaaaaggaGAGCAACCCGAAGGAAATAATGATTATAAGGATATAATCACcgcttacaaaaaaaaaatcttctctttttgtttttttctgggaAGTTTCAGGAACACCCAATGTAACAATGAGCACCACAGACCAAAATATAGCTCTaacgataaaaaaaaacccaaaacccaaaaaaccagTCAAGGAGACAGAACAAGATTGCTATGTttaagaacaagaaagcaacctctattctctctcaaaaagaCCTTTCAACCAAATGGGGAACCCTCGAGCAACATAGGAAGACAATATCAGATCCAAAGTAACACTGTTAGCAATCAAAGTTGCAGCAATGTTGCATTTGGTTGGTTCATAAAGAAGAAACCAGTTCAGTTTATCTTTACCTTGGAGAATAAGGGGCTCAATTTAGCTTACCATTGCAGGCCAATGACCAGGATTATGCATAGCCTGAATAATTTCCAAAGTAGATGCCCCAAAAGTCACATTTTCCAAATGCAAACTTTTCATACTATCCAAAGCCCACTCCCATCTTTTAAGTTTAGCTTCAAAGACAGAGTTAACAGATACAAAGGATCTTCTGCTGTGGTACTTAACATTACCCATAGGATCTCTCACCACCCAGGACGCTCCGGATAGAAGAAATCTTTTTGAACATGAAAAGCCTATATTACATTTAAGTTCACCACTGAAAGGAGGACTCCACTTCTCATCCTGAATAGAGGCAGGTTTCTTAATAATAGAAGCATGATTTTGAGCTGCAGACCATTCTGATGTGTCATTCCAAGCTTTATGTACCACGTCAAGAGGTGACACACTGATACCATCAAAGAGCAAATGATTTCGGTTCTTCCATAAATGCCACAAGATCCACGCAAAGGCAGATTTAAGCTCATCAAAAGAAGACTCCATTTTTTCCAGGCTAAAGAAGTGATACATATTCTCAAATTCTGAGttaccaaaacccaaaaacggAGAAAGAATGTTAGAAAGGGCCCAGACTTGTCTTGCAAAaggacaaagaaacaaaatatgattgATTAATTCAATCTCTGCTCCACAAATCATGCAGCCATCAAAAACTTGTATTGCTCTTGTTCTCAACCTATCGGTAACTACAAGAGCACCATGAAGAGCTTTCCACATAAAGATCCAAATTTTTGGAGAAGTTAGCACATCCCAACAGGCAAGTAATACTGGGTTTCGAGATGGGCGGGCTTCTACAGATGCAATAAGCTCTTGTTTCCTCAGTCTAAACATCATAGAGTAACCCGAGCTCACAGAATAAACTCCATTTGTAGTTTCACCCCAACAATACGAATCATTGTAAGCAACCCTCGGTTTAATAGCCTTTATGCTTTTAATCTCTGAATGGTGAAACAACCTGCTTAAGAGAATATCATTCCACTCACCAGAATTGTGGTTGAAAATATCAGCAACTTGAAGTTTAATGTTCACTAGAGAGTGGATTCCAACTGGTCTTTTAGATCTGTCATCAAATAACCAGTTGTCAATCCAAACAAGAATGTTTCTCCCATTTCCTATAACACGTTTCAAGCTTTTAGTGAGTAGTTCTTTGCCAAACAAGATACTTCTCCACCCAAACGAAGGACTTCTCCCAATTGCAGCATCGAGAAAATCACTAGAGGCAAAGTATATGCTTTtcaaaaatctagagaaaagacAGTATTTTCAAGAAAAGCATCGAGAAAATCACTAGAGGCAAAGTATATGCTTTTCACagattattctttttaatgcactattttaaattattatcttgaaaatatataagtagaatctacaaaaaataattaatatcccctatatattaaaagggaAGCCCTCTCACTAAGAAGCTGAGGTGTCATCATTATAGAGTTGTTgtacttttttaataaatacccATAAATTTTccacttaattacattaacatgtcattatattttttttaaagcaattAACTGAATAAGAATTATATATTCATTATGTATCTTCTATACACACACATTCTTCATTAAAAAatgctgatttgtttttgtaaacatGAATAGTTACCCAAAGGAATCTGATATACTCATGCTAGCAAGGCAAACGGGCTTGAGCCACGGTCAGTTAACAGATGTTTATTTGAAGATTGTTTATTTATCTTCATAGTGTAGACTGTGTAGTTTATCTTTTAATTGTTGTGCGTTGTTATGTTTGTGCAGGAGAGTCGCAGAGAGAATAGGAACCTGTTATTCCTCAACtcaatttttagaaattaaaatgaTATGTTTTTGGGTTCATTTGGTGGTGAAGGAGAGATGAAGGGTTTGGCGAATACATGTTCAGCATGTATTCgataaagaagaaagagaacggCGAAAGAACGGtggtgagagaaagaggaagggATGGACGACGGTGGAGCACATCGAAACTCGGAGGCGAAGTATATCTCCGACTGAGCAGAGAGGATTTAtcttatttccttttcttttattttttaagagtAAAAGTAAACGTTTTGtggtttgtgaaaaaaaaatatatttgattttatattaataaccgtttcaatatatattttcagaaattaaattaatatgagCTTATGTGGTGTTGCAAATAAGTTACACAAATCTTTGTCtttaatttgttacatttaCCTTTAGTAGTAACATAAAGAATTGCAAATATTTAACCATATTATactgtaaaatatttaaaatatattactttttacaaattaatttacttttagtACAGTAACATCAAATTTTGCTAACAttcaaccaaattttttttttttgacaacaaaagaagatcaGCTCATGTGAGCCAATGCGAGGGAAAAccgtttacaaacaaaacatgatgcggcgaagtacgcgcttggcgtgccataTAGTCCGCAATTACATTAGCATTTCTGGAAataagagataaagagaaagaagaaaactccttcTTGTCCATCTTGATGTCATCGAGATAGATCTTGAAAGCCGGCCAGTCCTgaggggaagacaccatcttcaccaagtctgagcagtcAGTATAAAAAGCCACTTCTCGATGATCATGACCAATCATGCACCTCATAGCCCAAACAAAGGCTTCGACTTCTGCATGCAATGGGGAAAGACTCTGACGGAAGTTGGCGGCTCCCTTCATCGGCGAAACCTCCGTAGCGGCTGAACACACCCAACCCGCACCCGCAAATGCGTCTCCTGCTTTCCACGATCCATCGACAAAATACCTATAACCGGAGAAGTCATTAGGCAGGGACCCTACGCGCCCTGTTTCTCGAGTGCTAGGTGCACTAGGATTCGGTGATATATCCGCACCATCCTCCTCTGCCTGAGCCTGTAACCATGTAGAAGCCTCCCCTATCGCTAATCGTACAACATTCTCAGGGTTATCCATAATATTCTCAAAAACACGAGCATTCCTCGCCTTCAATATATACCACATAATTCATGGGAAAGCCGCAACCTGAGAACCCGGATTAGCAGAATCCAAGAAATGATCCACATTAGCATACAGAGAATCTGTAGGAAATGAAACNCAAATTTTGCTAACAttcaaccaaattttttttttttgacaacaaaagaagatcaGCTCATGTGAGCCAATGCGAGGGAAAAccgtttacaaacaaaacatgatgcggcgaagtacgcgcttggcgtgccataTAGTCCGCAATTACATTAGCATTTCTGGAAataagagataaagagaaagaagaaaactccttcTTGTCCATCTTGAT
The sequence above is a segment of the Camelina sativa cultivar DH55 chromosome 10, Cs, whole genome shotgun sequence genome. Coding sequences within it:
- the LOC104719166 gene encoding glutamate--cysteine ligase, chloroplastic-like — translated: MNHQSDSVESPAPLEEPEDTENPPRNIWPPPTVICHYMPGLKYHSGYQFSLGFKQVPIAGLKTMFRGGPLKHVAEDVLKLAMDGLERRGYNETGFLNPIAEVVRTGVTPAHKLLELYNGEWGQNIDHVFEELRY